The Fusarium fujikuroi IMI 58289 draft genome, chromosome FFUJ_chr01 sequence TGCTTGGTAGTAAAGAGTATTCATGCCTCAGTATTTTGCCCTACTTGCTACTTGGTTTCGGAAGAGATCGGCAGACCCGATGATGATACACATGGCTGCAAGCTGAAAACACAGATAGCCATGACCGCATCGCTGTTCTCCTCGTGTTAGCTTAAAACATGGAGACGGCTTAACATGCCAAGGTACCCACATACGTACTGTCAATATATGTCTGTCCGTGTAAAAAAGAGGTTTAGTAGCAAAGCAATGGCTTCCATTGGAATGACAAGAAAGTCCATCTCTTGCATCACCTATTTATATTCATCTATGAGCGAGACTGAGGTTTTTAGAAATGAAGGGTGAATGGACAGGAAGGCGAAATTGGCAGCTCAAACCGTGTTAACCAGTGACGATGTGTCACAGGACTTACTTCGTGAAGCAAATAAATTACCGGTGAAGACGGAGTTATGTGAAAGTTGTACCTAAAGAGGAGACATCACGACCTTTCTTATAATTGACTTCCATTAATGGTCCACAAATGCGACACCAGGGCCGTTTCTTATAAGCATATGGTTTCAATGTCCCCAACTTAGGGACAGGGTTGGAGAGAAAAGCTAATTCAGAGCAAAACGTCACTGCTAAGCTTAGACATCACGTAGTAACATACATCATCGCAAACATATTTATATCCATCGTACTGAACTGATCGCGTAGTCGTCAGTATTGGATATTACATACGCCCatctcttgcttctttcttgaCACCTATAAACAGAAACGACAATACTGCCATAACGCCCGACAGAAATGCAAAGCCAATTCCTGTGCCTGTGTATCCAGCGTACTTCGTTAATGAAAGTCCGAGTATTGGCCCAACTGCAAgcccgaggaagaagaaagcccAGTGAAAACCAAACAGTTGTGCATAGGAGCTTTTAGCACCAAAGACGTTAGAGTTGGCCTTCTTACAGCTCTGCAAGACGCTGCTCGCCTCCACGAAGCTAGGCAAGATGACTATTGACAGCCCGATCCCGTTCAGTAATAAAATGATGCTAAACAGTCCCGCCTTTGCGTGCCCTGCCACGAATTCGTGAAAAGGTAAACCAAGGACAGCAAGAGGAAATGCCAGAAACGTAAAACCAACAGTCGCCACTATCTTAGTCCCATATTTATCAACTGCCCATCCCACAAACCAACCACATAGCGAACAAGGGGCGACAAATGCCATAAATAGGAACCCGACCTGAAGAGGTGAGAAATGCAGGAAACGGCTAGCCTCAGTAGGAATGGTGGCGTGAAGCATGCCAATAAACATTGCCGCGGTAGCTGATGACACCATGGCTATCACGAACCTGGAGTGATGACAACAGTATATAACAGGTATGGCTTGCACTAAAGGTCCAATATCGCCGTCAGGCTCACCCGCTGTGTCATTAGCCTTTGGAAGCAGAGATCGGTTTTCAGTAATATAGTCCCAGCTTTCTGGCTCGTATGTTCTAGAAGTGTTGTCTTGCGGAGTTTCATTTGTTTCATTGCTCGTATCCTTGTTCGTTTCCATGACAAGCAGCCGTAGGACCAAGTCGATTGTTAACGCTCCTGAGGAGATTATGAAGACTCCAAGCATGCCGGTGGCATTATATAAAGCGCCCCCGACGATGGGAGCTATGACCTGTGCGATCATGCCGAAGGAATTGATCTGGTTCGTGAGTCATATGCCCGGCATCTATTATGGGAATATACGCACCGTCCCAAGGACCTTTCCCGTATTTACTCCTCCGATACTTTCTTGAGCCATAGCGAACCCAACTGAACGTACTAATGCAGCTGATGTACCTTGAAGTAGTACTGAGAGGATCAAAACTGCCATAGATCGGCCAAGGCTGAAAAGAACGATTCCTATAATCAATGGAAACAGGCCAATAAGGTATGGGAGTTGACGAGTACTGCATCTATCGGCAAGCCATCCCGACGGAATGGAGAATACAACGGTAGATGCTGCATATATGGCTAGTAGCTTTGATGCCCATAATTGGGCCTGGGAGTCAGGAAGGTGAAGTCGATCATGTAAGATGAAGGGAAGTACAGGCACTATAATGccgtgaagaaggagatcagTGAAGAGGCCTATTGCCACAGAGCCTCTAATGAAGTTTGGACTTGATCTAAAGTTCAGTCGTGACGGGCCATATTGAGGTGCCATCGCGATGCGGAGGGTACTAATGATGGTTTGTAAGTGGGAGTTTGTTGCTCTTTATTGTATAACTATGTTGTGTTTTTGAAATGAGAGAGGTTATGATCTCTATAATATTGCCATGATGACTAATATTTTTgtcctaattaatatttgAATTGTGATGATTACTAAGATCATGATCGATACTTGGATCGTGATCGATGTTTAGATCGCGATCGAGACCTAGATCGTGATCGGTACTTAGATCGTGATCGCTACTTAGATCGTGATCGATACTCAGGTCTTAATGAACACAGGAGTTGCTATCAATAAAGCAACAGCCCTTTCAGGGAAGTCTACGCTAGCAACGTTGTAAACACCTTTGATCTTGTCATGatatctttaagaagtctAATCAGATTGATAATAGCAAGATTGAAGTCAAGGACATACATgcatataaagattaattgCTAGAATCAACAAATAAATTTATGGATTTAAAGCAATTGTACTCATAGTTACTCTGCATGTATGCATTGAGTGATACGTATGAGGCTTTTGATCTGCACCGGAACAAGACGGGTTACGCAAAGGAGTGGCCTGCCAAGATTCAGAGAAATACGATAGCAAAATACATTCAACCCTAGTAGAGACAGTCCAGATACTAGTCATCCACCCTTGCTCGCTATTCTTTGATCGCCTGAATTATAGTTTTGTCCTGAATAGCTACAAAGATCCGAGAAATACACGTCCCAATCGTTTCAGCAGCCTGCTTGTGTTCGCTCTGGTCTTTCAGAGGAGGGTGATCAGGTAGTCCCCTGTGAAAAGGAACCTGTAACTGGTTCCTTACAAAATTGTACAGTCTGACAGTGGACTTTGATAGATACAAATGAGTCGAttgcttgttgaagaaggcatctCGTACTGAGGTGTATTCGGTTACTAGATCATTGCGTAGAACATTCTGCCAACCCTGAAGCCGTTGGAGAATATGTGCAAGATTTCCAGTCGAGAAGTCGAACTTGTCCATCAGATATGATACGATATCGGAAGAGACTTGCTGGCATCTTTTGTTTGGTTCGAGTGTATTGTTCTTCTGCCATGATGAACGGAAGGTTGTCCACAGAGAGGGGACAGCGGTTGATATCTCGTCACTATTGAGAGTCCCAGTGAAGAGATCTGCAAAATTCTTTCGCATCAACttgtgagcttcttggagaaagTCTTCGTCACGCGCACGCAAATCCAGGGCTTGACATAGTGTGAACAGATGAGTGGCGGACATCATGGCTAGTAGCTCGGTCGCTTTCTCGGTCATTCTTGACGATACCAGAGCAAGCGAGTTCACCGACTGATTGTTTCGGTCTGCTGTCTGAACATGGCTTGCGACGGAGTTTGCCAAGAAGCACAGTTCTGAATAGTATGCAGTCATGTTGATTTCGATACCTTTGCAGGTGAATGAGACTGTAGGGTCATCTGCGGAAAGGTTTGGAGGCAAACCCTTGTTCAAGTCTGGGTTGACGAGCTCTCCAGACTGGGCGAATAAAATTCTTCCAAGCATAGTAATGGCAGTGCGTGACTTTTCCATCGCAGAGGTTATTGAAGCGGCCTGGAAATTGCCACCATGATGAACACAATTGTTTGAGACATCAATGAGTGGATTGTCCGTTGTGGAATTTAGTTCGACTGAAATCTGGGCCTCAGCTGAACATAAATCTTCCAGCTGTGGACCAATCCATTGGGGTGCAGTTCGAAGCGCATAGCGATCCTGTGCCAAACCTTGAGAGTCGATATCGTCGGCACTGCAAAGCTTTGATCCACTCAAGAAATCTCTAATATTGCTTGCGACCTCATTTTGACCAGCATGGGGCCGTACTTCGGAAATGAACTGATGGAAATTGCTCCGCATGCCAGACAGAGCCTCGACGGCCATCGAAGTAAGCAGCTGACAAATGATGGCCAGGTCATGGCAATCGTGAATCACTAGAGCGGCGTATCCAGTGCTGACAGCGGTGCCATTCATGATGGCAAGACCTTCTTTCGGCTTCAGAGCCACGGGCGGTAGAGCCAGGGCTTCTAGTGCCTGACGGGCGGGAACTATATTCGAGTGGCCATGAGGACCGGGTACACGAGCATAAATACCTTCGTTCCCCTCCAGAAGCCCTCCGAGATACGAGAGGGGGGATAAATCTCCAGAGGCAGATATACTCCCGCGGGTTGGAATCAGTGGCGTGATGCCCTGAGAGGTCATCATGGCCAGTGACTCTACTACGTCCTGCCTAATAGCAGAGTGGCCTCTCACAAGGGAGTTGCATCGCACAACCGTCAGTGCTCGTACCATAGTTTCAGAAAGGCTTTGCGGATTGATAGTTTGCCCTGCCGAACTTGATACAGTCTCTGGGAGAATACCTGCCTGGTGATGCTGGAAAAATGAATGTTGAAGCCTACTGCTGGTTCTTGTTCGGGAGTCTGCATTTCCGCCGGGAGCCGTGTTCACACCTGTTGGTTGAATCATTAACTGCTTTCGATAAAGGGATGCGTTTACACAAACCATAAATGATATCGTGTTTGTCGAGGTTTTCGTTAAGAACATCGATGCTTTTGCTCATCCGCCGGGCAAGCTCATGCGATTTAGAAACCGTGAAGGGTAGCCCATATCTGTCACAATCAGAGATACGATTTATTTATGGATGGACATGTGCTGAGCTTTACCTAGATATGGCGATCAATGCAGCAATCGACAGCGACGTCCCGTCAAGCTCAACCCTTTTCTTGGCCGAGACGAGCTCATCGATAGTGGCCCAGACCTTTTGTTGCTTCGAAAGGTGCAGAGACATTTTTTGATACTTCTTACAAGTTAACAGAGGAAGATTGACAGTGGAACTTATTTTGAAATCCTTTCCTGGTAAGAGTACTTGGGTAGAAATCCGTGCCAGGCTTCAGAACCGACAGCATGGTGATACGAATGATATTTGTATACACACTACGTCATACTGACCCGTTGCCAATCTTATCGTACACTACATTATCCTCGAAACCATTCCAAGAATTGAACCCGAATGATTCCTTTTCCGGAAACAAGAAAGTCGGTGAAGCGCTCGAGTCTGCAGCCGACCACCAAGCGGAATGAATCAGAAGGATCTTGATTCATCAAAGCTTCATTGCCCCTATCGGCGATTGACTGATTGTAAGGCAAACACGACTGAGACAGCTAGGTCGCCAGAGTTCTACTAATCTGAAATCTTCCTGTTAGTTTGTTCCAAGAACAAACAACATCCCATGTGTCGATCTTTTGAGTAACAGGTGAAGGAGAAAGTTCGCTGTGATTCATTATCTATCGGGCTGGCGATCTTAATCGCAAATCGCAGAACAGTATAGAGCATCAGTAAGATTATCTAAAAAACTCCAGAGGTGTCTGACGATAGATTCCCATGCAAAAGCATCCTTCGTGTATAGCATGGCTACTGGTAGTCGGCTACCACATACCGCGATATATTGGTGGTGTGGAGCAAATCAGCTGCCGAGCCGGGCCGTGCCCTACATTCGTCTTTGATACGAGGCAATGTTCTGTGAAAAAGCCTATCCTTGCAAGTGATTTCATTTTCGGGCTACTATGGTATTTCTAACCTCACCGATTCTTCATACGATAACTGTTCATGAGATTCAAGAGACCTGCTAGCTCGCAAATCGAAGACTACGTCGTATAGTCTGGCTTACGGCCGGTGGGAAAGCCAACTTTCTCCTGGGTAATTACTGTATGTTAACTGCATGAATCACCCTCATATTCTCGGCTTGCATAAGTTGCTGGAGTGAAGCAGGCTGAAGGAAGCACATGATGTTTCTAAATAGCGGTGTGCCGCGCCTTTTACAGTGGTTGTGAGTCAGCTAACTCATGCATGCTGCGACAGGATAGCAGAACAAGCTGTAAATGGCTCAAAAAATGAGGCCTGCAACCTATTGGTGAGCCATACTTATTGCAACATGCTGGAGAACTGCCGTACCGCTGCCTCTTTGTTTCTCCCTAACGCTTACAATTGGCTTACCCTACTGTCACTTGATGCATTTGTGAGATGATGCATGATACACTATGTGCCTATGCGACGTCAGGAACATGATTCAACCGCTCCAGGAAGATAGGAGAAGACCGATCCTCACTAGATTGTGAGATTTTGATGTACCTTGATACCATACATGTAACAACAGTTTGTTCAGAAACGTCACAAAGACATGACGCAATCTCAGATTACAATAACCTGCCTTGAAAAGCTTGGGGAACAAAAGGTTCACGTGCAAGATCTGATTAAGACCTACGTCTTGGGATGACGTATTTATATATTTGAATTTCTTTACACTGTAACAGGACTATTAGAACataatatctatagcctttttctcaTTCAAGTCATCTAGCTAGCTCCACAAAATCACCATTCCAGCCATGCATAAGACAACAGTTGCGCTTTTTGGAGCCAATGGAACACTTGGTAACCGGATCCTCCATACATTGATTGTATATCCAGAACGGCCCTTCGATCTAGTTGCTTTCATTCGACCTGAGTCTTCTTTGAAGATTGATCACTGGGTCTCTAATTTGACCGTCTATGGGGTGGATCTCACTCTGATTGACGCAGATAGCCTCAATTTGATGCTTGcaggtgttgatgttgtcgtcAGTGCTGTAGGATCTGCGATCTTGTCTTATCAACAAGTTATACAAGATGATGCCGCAAAAGCTGGAGTTCGCAGATTCTATCCCAGCAGCTTTGGAATGCCTCAGGTTGTCCGTTTCGAGGCCCAAGACTTCAGCATGATCAATTCGGTACGCCTCCAATCCCTTCATTCTGTCTTCAAGCCGACGGGGTCATTTCTAAGCTGCTTGAACCTTAAGCTGTCTCACTCTTCAAAAGTAGAAAGCAATATGGGGCCTCAAAACCGTCATATTGTAATCCTTAGACGCTTCAGGCTTGGATGATGTGCTTTAGCACTGATTGCCGACAGTGAAAGCCTAAAGAAAGGATGGCActgtttttggtgttttcatGTTTGGACCAGATCGTCAGCGGATCTTTCTTTGGCTCCTTTGACCATGCCAAGCTCTGAACAGATACACAAGGTTTCTATGCGCTACGAGCATTTAGAGGCAACTAAGGCTTTCAGGCTGGAGCCGTTGTGACAATGTCAGAGACTAAAAGAGATTATTTCGGGAGCATTGACAACATTTCAATAGATGGATTGATGGTGTCTTTATTGCTTCATTCTCATAGGCGCCCAAATAGTGTccagagagaaaagaagccaagCAGGGATGCGTAGACCGATGTTTAGCTTCTGGACGGTTGGGATTCTCGGCCAATCATACTCTGTCGTGATGATTATGTCAGGATCGAGAATCATTCTTTATTTCGACGCGATGGCGTTTGtcctataaaaataatatcctTAACTATCTTTCGTTTGTACCAAACGCCAAAGATACCTAATGATCTCATCTTTATCTGACACCTGCACATCAATATCCTCCACGTCTGCAAGCTCCTTTCCTCCATCTACGGCATCAAACCACGTATTCGCAATCATGCACAGCTCGCGTACGTACTGATGATCCAGTAACCGATGAAACATGTCCAAATCCTCcctgttcttctcctttgccAGATCCAAATAAAAAGACTGGCTCACGTCAAAAGGGCTGTCCCGGCAGGGCAGGAAGGCCAATAGTCCAGCGCCGTCGGTCAATCTGCCACAGACCATCTTCCATTTATCTCCGATCTGGGCTCGCTTCTGGATCGTGCTTTTTGTGCAACCACTTATTTCTGCGACCATGTCGAGAACGTCTTTCCTGATGTGTTGACGCTCACCTCTCAACAGGGCGTAGCGGGCTGCAAACTGGAACAGGTTGTGTCGAGTCAGAATGGTGTAGTAGTTGCCCTTGTTTTCGTCTCCAGATATGAGTTTGACCCTCTCAGCTACTAACTTGATGATTTGCTGTTCTGTGTTGTTACCATCTTGGAGAGAAGCGATCGGCGTGCGCCTGAAGTCTTCTGGTTTCTGTTTTGAGACCTTGATGGCAGTGATGAACTGCTCAATGGCGTGCTTGCTTAAGACGGCCATCGCGAGACGATTCACTCGAGTACCTGAGTTTGTGTTATTAGAGAGTTCTGGTATGAGGACGAACTCGCCATCACGCTCTAGTTCTTTCATGGCGCGTCGCATGACATCGTTCGCTGGCCCGTCCTCTTGGACAGCGCCTCGGTCATCTGCCGTTCCATTCACTACCGTCTCTAGTCTCCTAGACACCACCCTATCAACAGTTCCGCGGTCATCTGTCACCCTATCCTCCGCCTTGTGTCGTCTGGTAAACTGTCTGGTCTGCCTGGCGGAAACAGCAGGCTCCCATCTTTgtgttttcttcctcctccttgcaACCCCATGACcaatcatcaacttcctcttCTGTGATCCATCCGGTCGAAAGGTATCATCTACCCAGTCAACATAAAATTCCTCTAGTCCATACAAACCACCAATGCCGCACAAAGAGCAAACCTTGAGCCGCTCCTGCTCACTCTTGACCCTCGGCTGTACACCGGGCGGTAGGAAATTGGTTGCGATAGCTAGCGTTGGCGTAATGTTGAAGACTTGATGGTACTGATACTCCTGAGTGACCACCAGCTCACCCGGACCTTGTGTGATAATATCGTAGCCGATCCCAGCCTTCTGTAATTCCTCtgggttgaagaagatgttCAAGTGTCGGACAAATTGATCACAACGGCATGTCTTGTTATACAAGGAGACCCAATTCTCAAActtctctgtctcttcttttcgaATCATGACCCATTTCTTGAGGCCAAAGAGAACTATGTTATAGGAGAGGAAACGATCATCTTCCTTGTGCATCGCTGTAGCGGACCCCGCATCGCCAAAATGTGTGTATGTCTGGTTGGCGTGTGTGAGCACGTTTGCCATGCCTGCTAGCAACGGGCCGGAATGTAAAGGAGTATTCTTGTAGATGGGGTGATCACAGTCTATGATGCCGGCGAAGTGGCACACGGTTCTGGTCTTTCGAGAGGCCACAGCTTCATCTAGGGGGCTGTAGGGAAGCGAACTGTCGAGATTGACGATGGGGAGCTCCGCGGCGTCCCCTGAGGGAGGTTCGCTCTTAGTAACCTTCATGCCGCCCTCTGCTCGTGGTGTGAGGAGATTGTACCGCACATCTGGGTGTTTTTCACGTTCCATGGCCTGGCGTATGCATTCTTTCCCAGTTTCCTCGCCGATAAAACTCAGTTTTGCTGGGTTTTTGAACCCAGGGCTCTGTAACAGCCTGTGGAGAGTCTCAGGCATCTTCTCGCCCATATCGTCTCGAGTCAGAACAACACGTCCCTCCGAAAATTTGCGTGCTGAAACAGATTTGTTTTCCTCTAGCCCGAAGGTTTGAGATGATTCAGAGACCCCCGCTTGGTCCTGTTCCGCATCCTCGGCCGGCGATCTAGTTTGAGGATCGGCTATGGGTAGTGGCATAGAAATGGGTATAGGCTCGCATACTGCATCAATGGCACTGCGGTCATGGGATTGTTTTAATATATGTTGGATGTATTTTACAACCTGCTTGAAAGTTTCGGATACTTCTAAGCGTTCCTGTGGGGTTGCCTTTGACGTTGCCAGGGTTAGCAACGCCTCGAGAGTTATACTCAAGTTTTTGGCAGCGACGCAGTTCGG is a genomic window containing:
- a CDS encoding probable Phenylalanine ammonia-lyase, whose translation is MSLHLSKQQKVWATIDELVSAKKRVELDGTSLSIAALIAISRYGLPFTVSKSHELARRMSKSIDVLNENLDKHDIIYGVNTAPGGNADSRTRTSSRLQHSFFQHHQAGILPETVSSSAGQTINPQSLSETMVRALTVVRCNSLVRGHSAIRQDVVESLAMMTSQGITPLIPTRGRLLEGNEGIYARVPGPHGHSNIVPARQALEALALPPVALKPKEGLAIMNGTAVSTGYAALVIHDCHDLAIICQLLTSMAVEALSGMRSNFHQFISEVRPHAGQNEVASNIRDFLSGSKLCSADDIDSQGLAQDRYALRTAPQWIGPQLEDLCSAEAQISVELNSTTDNPLIDVSNNCVHHGGNFQAASITSAMEKSRTAITMLGRILFAQSGELVNPDLNKGLPPNLSADDPTVSFTCKGIEINMTAYYSELCFLANSVASHVQTADRNNQSVNSLALVSSRMTEKATELLAMMSATHLFTLCQALDLRARDEDFLQEAHKLMRKNFADLFTGTLNSDEISTAVPSLWTTFRSSWQKNNTLEPNKRCQQVSSDIVSYLMDKFDFSTGNLAHILQRLQGWQNVLRNDLVTEYTSVRDAFFNKQSTHLYLSKSTVRLYNFVRNQLQVPFHRGLPDHPPLKDQSEHKQAAETIGTCISRIFVAIQDKTIIQAIKE